Proteins co-encoded in one Bacillus kexueae genomic window:
- the yfkAB gene encoding radical SAM/CxCxxxxC motif protein YfkAB, producing MVVEKQLAPITPSYDPWEAYLDMKEYGKLTLTNVEFTTTTICNMRCEHCAVGYTLQPKDPNALPLDLILKRLDEIPTLRSLSITGGEPMLSLKSVENYVVPILKYARERGVRTQINSNLTLDLKRYEKIIPYLDVLHISHNWGTLDDFVEGGFAMMDRKPTYEQRAKLFDRMIENSRALVAAGVTVSAETMLNKRTLPHMEKIHKQIVEEMKCQRHEVHPMYPSDFASTLETLSLEEIRQAIHHLLDIRDESVWMLFGTLPFYACSSKEEDLQLIERLRNSKNVTVRNDPDGRSRLNVNIFTGDVIVTDFGDTPPLGNIQQDRLQDVYEKWNQSTLAKELNCHCPNVQCLGPNILVKNSYYEDVDFQNRKASVSF from the coding sequence ATGGTAGTCGAGAAGCAATTAGCTCCCATTACGCCATCTTATGATCCATGGGAAGCTTATTTAGATATGAAGGAATACGGAAAATTAACGTTAACAAACGTTGAGTTTACGACGACAACGATTTGTAATATGCGCTGTGAGCATTGTGCTGTTGGCTATACCCTTCAACCGAAGGATCCGAACGCATTACCGCTCGACCTAATCTTAAAGCGATTAGACGAAATTCCAACGCTTCGCTCATTAAGTATTACAGGCGGAGAACCGATGCTCTCGCTTAAATCGGTGGAAAATTACGTTGTACCTATCTTGAAATATGCGCGTGAACGCGGAGTACGGACCCAAATCAATTCGAACTTAACGCTCGATTTAAAGCGATATGAAAAAATTATTCCTTACTTAGATGTTTTACACATATCGCATAACTGGGGAACATTGGATGATTTCGTAGAAGGTGGTTTCGCCATGATGGACCGTAAACCGACATACGAACAACGCGCCAAATTATTTGATCGTATGATTGAGAACAGCCGCGCTCTCGTAGCAGCAGGTGTGACGGTTTCAGCTGAAACAATGTTAAATAAACGAACACTTCCTCATATGGAAAAGATTCATAAGCAAATTGTGGAAGAAATGAAGTGTCAACGTCATGAAGTGCATCCGATGTACCCAAGCGATTTTGCGAGCACTCTCGAAACACTTTCATTAGAAGAAATTCGCCAAGCCATCCACCATTTGTTAGATATACGTGATGAGTCAGTCTGGATGCTCTTCGGAACATTGCCGTTTTATGCGTGTAGCTCAAAAGAAGAAGACCTCCAATTAATAGAACGTCTTCGCAATAGTAAAAACGTGACAGTGCGAAACGATCCAGATGGTCGCTCTCGCTTAAATGTAAATATCTTTACTGGTGACGTCATCGTAACAGACTTCGGTGATACTCCGCCGTTAGGAAACATTCAACAGGACCGTTTACAAGATGTATACGAGAAATGGAATCAATCAACCTTAGCAAAAGAATTAAATTGTCACTGTCCAAATGTACAATGTCTTGGACCAAATATTTTAGTGAAAAATAGTTATTATGAAGATGTCGATTTTCAAAATCGCAAAGCATCTGTTTCTTTTTAG
- a CDS encoding SE1561 family protein: MGKAATKKEDQIQYLRSRLNMFLEVLDAIEPETADVDDIDRLIAMLDDLEGKYERFKKDWEN, encoded by the coding sequence GTGGGCAAAGCAGCTACGAAAAAGGAAGATCAAATCCAATATTTAAGAAGTCGTCTCAATATGTTTTTAGAGGTTCTTGATGCTATTGAACCTGAAACAGCAGACGTTGATGATATTGACCGTTTAATCGCTATGCTCGATGACTTAGAAGGAAAATACGAGCGTTTCAAAAAAGATTGGGAGAATTAA
- a CDS encoding fumarate hydratase, translating to MEKLFESMYQLIVETSTNLPKDVRRAIKKAKENENAGTRSAMSLATISDNIKMADDNVSPICQDTGLPTFKIKVPVGVNQLKVKEVIKEAIVKATKDGKLRPNSVDSLTGDNSGDNLGIGLPVIKFEQWEKDYMDVRLILKGGGCENKNIQYSLPCELEGLGRAGRDLDGIRKCIMHSVYQAQGQGCSAGFIGVGIGGDRSSGYDLAKEQLFRRVDDVNPNEDLQKLEEYVMENANKLGIGTMGFGGETTLLGCKIGAMHRIPASFFVSVAYNCWAFRRLGVHINPETGEITEWLYQDGEDVDLSNAKEEAAATSESENRVVQLQAPITEEQIRELKVGDVVQISGMIYTGRDAIHKYLMDHDAPVDLNGQIIYHCGPVMLKDEEGNWEVKAAGPTTSIREEPYQGDIMKKFGVRAVMGKGGMGPKTLQALKEHGGVYLNAIGGAAQYYAECIKGVEGVDLMQFGIPEAMWHLRVENFTAVVTMDSHGNSLHEDVDKSSLEKLAQFKEPVFK from the coding sequence ATGGAGAAGCTTTTTGAAAGTATGTACCAATTAATCGTTGAAACGTCCACGAACTTACCGAAAGACGTTCGTCGCGCGATCAAAAAAGCGAAAGAAAATGAAAATGCCGGAACGAGATCGGCTATGTCGTTAGCAACCATTTCCGATAACATTAAAATGGCGGATGACAACGTGTCACCTATCTGTCAGGATACAGGCTTACCAACGTTTAAAATTAAAGTTCCAGTTGGTGTGAATCAACTGAAAGTAAAGGAAGTTATTAAAGAAGCGATTGTAAAAGCGACAAAAGACGGAAAGCTTCGTCCGAACTCAGTCGATTCTCTAACGGGGGATAACTCTGGAGATAACTTAGGAATTGGCTTACCAGTTATTAAGTTTGAACAATGGGAAAAAGACTACATGGATGTTCGCCTTATTTTAAAAGGAGGCGGCTGTGAAAATAAAAACATTCAATATAGCCTTCCATGTGAATTAGAAGGCCTTGGACGTGCAGGACGCGATTTAGATGGAATTCGCAAATGTATTATGCACTCGGTCTATCAAGCACAAGGACAAGGTTGTTCGGCAGGATTTATCGGTGTTGGAATCGGGGGAGACCGCTCTTCTGGCTACGATTTAGCGAAAGAGCAACTTTTCCGCCGCGTCGATGACGTGAATCCGAATGAAGACTTACAAAAGCTTGAAGAATATGTAATGGAAAACGCGAATAAGCTTGGCATTGGAACGATGGGATTTGGTGGCGAAACGACGCTATTAGGATGTAAAATTGGCGCAATGCACCGTATCCCAGCAAGCTTCTTTGTATCTGTTGCCTACAACTGTTGGGCATTCCGTCGTTTAGGTGTTCACATTAATCCAGAGACAGGTGAAATTACTGAATGGCTCTATCAAGATGGAGAAGATGTAGATTTATCAAACGCTAAAGAAGAAGCAGCTGCAACTTCTGAATCAGAAAATCGCGTCGTACAGCTTCAAGCACCGATTACAGAAGAGCAAATTCGGGAGCTTAAAGTTGGCGATGTCGTTCAAATTAGCGGAATGATTTACACAGGACGCGATGCCATTCATAAATACTTAATGGATCATGACGCGCCTGTTGACTTGAATGGTCAAATTATTTACCATTGTGGACCAGTTATGCTGAAAGACGAAGAAGGCAACTGGGAAGTAAAAGCAGCGGGACCAACGACAAGTATTCGTGAGGAGCCTTACCAAGGTGACATTATGAAGAAGTTCGGCGTCCGCGCAGTGATGGGTAAAGGCGGAATGGGACCAAAGACGTTACAAGCATTAAAAGAGCATGGAGGCGTTTATTTAAACGCAATTGGTGGAGCGGCACAATATTATGCAGAGTGCATTAAGGGTGTTGAAGGTGTAGACCTTATGCAATTTGGAATCCCTGAAGCGATGTGGCATTTACGTGTTGAAAACTTTACAGCTGTTGTTACGATGGACTCCCATGGAAACAGCTTGCATGAAGACGTGGACAAGTCTTCCTTAGAAAAACTTGCACAATTTAAAGAACCGGTATTTAAATAA
- the pdaA gene encoding delta-lactam-biosynthetic de-N-acetylase codes for MLTTTSFAYSNEPIHWGFKKSTNHEPPFAGTLDAIANEYGAYYLGDTSKKDVYLTFDNGYENGYTKKVLDVLKKENVQATFFVTGHYLESEPELVKRMVKEGHFVGNHSWSHPDLTKVSDEKLKQELDSVSEKVEELTGQKGTVYLRPPRGIFSERTLALSKKYGYQTMFWSLAFVDWKIDQQKGWEYSYNNMMKQIHPGSILLLHTVSKDNADALEKAIQDLKKEGYRFKSLDDFMVDKELMHPYLFSL; via the coding sequence ATGCTAACGACCACGAGTTTTGCCTATTCAAATGAACCGATTCATTGGGGGTTTAAAAAAAGCACAAATCATGAACCACCATTTGCTGGAACGTTAGATGCGATCGCGAATGAATACGGAGCCTATTACTTAGGTGATACAAGCAAAAAAGATGTGTATTTAACGTTTGATAACGGTTATGAAAATGGTTATACGAAAAAAGTGTTAGATGTCTTAAAAAAAGAAAACGTCCAGGCGACGTTTTTTGTAACAGGGCATTATTTAGAAAGTGAGCCGGAATTGGTGAAGCGAATGGTGAAGGAAGGTCATTTTGTCGGAAATCATTCGTGGAGTCACCCTGATTTAACGAAGGTAAGTGATGAAAAGCTGAAACAAGAGCTCGATTCCGTTAGCGAAAAGGTGGAGGAACTGACAGGGCAAAAGGGAACGGTTTATTTACGGCCACCGCGCGGGATCTTTAGTGAACGAACGCTCGCATTGTCTAAAAAATATGGGTATCAAACAATGTTCTGGTCTTTAGCTTTTGTCGATTGGAAAATTGATCAACAAAAAGGGTGGGAGTACTCTTATAACAACATGATGAAGCAGATTCATCCTGGATCCATTCTTTTGCTTCACACCGTTTCAAAAGATAACGCCGATGCGCTAGAAAAAGCTATCCAAGATTTAAAGAAGGAAGGCTATCGTTTTAAAAGCTTAGATGATTTTATGGTCGACAAAGAATTGATGCATCCGTATTTATTTTCGCTTTAG
- a CDS encoding DNA-3-methyladenine glycosylase family protein: MWKKIIEVNPPYDFDELLDRSSLDPLHKVDVNNRMMQVPLYDEEGNPFVATVQAIGTTEAPRFVVSGQNESQQSRALIELERIFQWNHSLQEVYDHFKQTNLAALFQQQAGTPFMLDFHLYDCLMKCIIHQQLNLSFAFQLSSSFAQTFGFEIDGVWFYPRPKDVAKLSYEDLRKMKFSQRKAEYVIDTSRLIASGELPLDELPNMSDDEVMKTLVKVRGIGPWTVQNVLMFGLGRPNLFPVADIGLQNAIKRYFDLEKKPSKEEMVQYSKEWSPYQSYASLYLWRSIEKKRRETT, from the coding sequence ATGTGGAAAAAAATAATTGAGGTGAATCCTCCTTATGATTTTGATGAATTACTAGATCGGTCCTCTTTAGATCCGTTACATAAAGTGGATGTGAATAACCGAATGATGCAGGTACCTCTTTATGATGAAGAGGGAAATCCGTTTGTTGCTACAGTTCAAGCGATTGGAACAACGGAAGCTCCTCGATTTGTAGTGAGCGGACAGAATGAATCACAGCAATCCCGTGCACTTATAGAATTAGAACGTATTTTTCAATGGAACCATTCGTTACAAGAAGTATATGACCATTTTAAACAAACGAACTTAGCAGCGCTTTTTCAACAACAGGCAGGTACGCCCTTTATGCTTGATTTCCACCTTTACGACTGTTTAATGAAATGCATTATTCACCAACAATTAAACTTATCGTTCGCATTTCAGCTTAGCTCGTCGTTTGCACAGACCTTTGGATTTGAAATCGATGGGGTATGGTTTTATCCAAGACCAAAAGATGTGGCCAAGTTATCGTATGAGGACTTACGAAAGATGAAGTTTAGCCAACGAAAAGCCGAATACGTCATTGACACGTCTCGACTCATCGCTAGCGGGGAGCTTCCACTTGACGAGCTACCGAATATGAGTGATGATGAAGTGATGAAAACGTTAGTAAAGGTTCGAGGAATCGGACCTTGGACGGTACAAAATGTTTTAATGTTCGGATTAGGACGACCAAACCTTTTCCCTGTTGCGGACATTGGCTTGCAAAACGCGATCAAAAGATACTTTGATTTAGAAAAAAAGCCATCGAAGGAAGAAATGGTGCAATACAGCAAAGAGTGGTCGCCTTATCAGAGCTACGCTTCTTTATATTTATGGAGAAGCATTGAAAAGAAACGGAGAGAAACAACATGA
- the rlmD gene encoding 23S rRNA (uracil(1939)-C(5))-methyltransferase RlmD, with amino-acid sequence MKKVVTIQKGQQFPLTIKRLGINGEGVGYFKKQVVFVPGALPGEEVVVEATNVQQKFAEAKIRRFRKKSPHRVKAPCPHYGECGGCQLQHLDYSEQLNQKRDIVIQALERHTKLNVEKLDIRPTIGMEDPWQYRNKSQFQLKAVKGKVLAGLYGVDSHRLVSIQSCMVQHPLTDKVTRIVKNVLTDFNIPIYDERKRTGLVRTIVVRAGVQSGQVQVVLITSKKELPRQKLLAEEIIKRAPEVKSIMQNVNGQKTSLIFGDETFHLHGEEAIQETLGDLSFELSARAFFQLNPTQTVKLYDEVKKAAQLTGNEKIVDAYCGVGTIGLWLADGAKEIRGMDVIEESIINANENAQKHGIQNATYVTGKAEKWMPKWVKEGWRPDVVVVDPPRTGCDEAFLKTIQKVKPKRFVYVSCNPSTLAKNIQYLADQYKVEYIQPVDMFPHTAHVECVVQMKKNKD; translated from the coding sequence ATGAAGAAAGTCGTAACGATTCAAAAAGGCCAACAATTTCCTTTAACGATAAAACGTCTTGGGATTAATGGAGAAGGGGTTGGTTATTTTAAAAAGCAAGTCGTCTTCGTTCCTGGTGCATTACCAGGTGAAGAAGTCGTTGTAGAAGCGACAAACGTCCAGCAAAAGTTTGCCGAAGCAAAGATCCGTCGCTTTCGAAAAAAATCACCTCACCGCGTAAAAGCACCTTGTCCACATTATGGTGAGTGCGGAGGATGTCAGCTACAGCATTTAGACTATAGCGAACAGCTAAACCAAAAGCGAGATATTGTCATTCAGGCGCTTGAGCGACATACCAAACTTAATGTTGAAAAACTTGATATTCGTCCGACCATTGGAATGGAAGACCCGTGGCAATACCGAAACAAAAGTCAGTTCCAGTTGAAAGCGGTGAAAGGAAAAGTACTCGCAGGACTATACGGGGTCGATTCTCACCGTCTCGTATCTATTCAATCATGTATGGTCCAACATCCGTTAACAGACAAAGTCACACGAATTGTAAAAAACGTCTTAACGGACTTTAACATTCCAATTTATGATGAACGAAAACGGACAGGTCTTGTCAGAACCATCGTTGTACGAGCAGGTGTACAATCTGGACAAGTCCAAGTTGTCCTCATCACATCGAAAAAAGAATTGCCGCGTCAAAAATTATTAGCTGAAGAAATCATTAAACGTGCGCCAGAAGTCAAATCAATCATGCAAAACGTGAACGGCCAAAAAACATCGCTCATTTTCGGGGACGAAACATTTCACCTACATGGGGAAGAAGCCATTCAAGAAACGCTCGGTGACTTATCATTCGAACTTTCTGCCCGTGCATTCTTTCAATTAAATCCAACTCAAACCGTCAAGCTCTATGACGAAGTAAAAAAAGCGGCCCAACTAACCGGAAATGAAAAAATCGTCGATGCATACTGTGGCGTCGGAACGATTGGACTATGGCTTGCAGACGGAGCAAAAGAAATTCGCGGTATGGACGTCATCGAAGAATCCATCATTAATGCAAACGAAAATGCTCAAAAGCACGGCATTCAAAACGCTACCTACGTAACAGGAAAAGCTGAAAAATGGATGCCGAAATGGGTGAAAGAAGGCTGGCGCCCAGACGTCGTCGTCGTCGACCCACCGCGCACAGGCTGTGACGAAGCCTTCTTAAAAACAATCCAAAAAGTGAAACCGAAACGCTTTGTCTACGTTTCATGTAATCCATCCACATTGGCAAAAAACATTCAATATTTAGCCGATCAATATAAGGTGGAATATATTCAACCTGTCGATATGTTTCCGCATACGGCACATGTGGAGTGTGTTGTGCAGATGAAAAAAAATAAGGATTAA
- a CDS encoding DNA cytosine methyltransferase yields MSVRKPTVIDMFSGCGGLSRGFMDAGYEILLGVDNEAIALKTFKENHGQAEVLQADLFDPTTILEMKKIIGNKTVDLIVGGPPCQGFSLTGPRNADDKRNTLFKSMVEAAKVFRPQAFVLENVPGLATLYKGKVKDQIIESFSNLGYKVNYQILYAPDYGVPQIRKRIFFVGVKGEKTFVFPEPTHFPHEYITCGDAISDLHDRDGDNLGDEIDEYKNRPFTDYQKRMREKTSILYNHVGTKHTDHVKNVISMVPEGGNHKDLPPGVGESRKFNEAWTRYHSQKPSKTIDTGHRNHFHYKYNRVPTVRENARLQTFTDDFVFFGTKTQQYRQVGNAVPPLLGYHIAKKLKSYLKIEQEV; encoded by the coding sequence ATGTCAGTGCGAAAACCTACTGTTATTGATATGTTTTCAGGATGTGGAGGGCTATCAAGAGGTTTTATGGATGCGGGCTATGAGATTTTGCTCGGAGTTGATAATGAGGCAATAGCTCTAAAAACATTTAAAGAAAACCATGGACAAGCAGAAGTCTTACAAGCAGACTTATTTGACCCGACTACAATTCTCGAGATGAAAAAAATTATTGGGAATAAGACGGTTGACTTAATAGTCGGAGGACCGCCATGTCAAGGTTTTTCGTTAACTGGACCAAGGAATGCTGATGATAAGAGGAATACACTATTTAAATCAATGGTAGAAGCTGCAAAAGTGTTTAGGCCACAAGCTTTTGTACTTGAGAATGTTCCTGGTCTTGCAACATTGTATAAAGGGAAGGTGAAGGATCAAATTATCGAAAGCTTTTCGAACTTAGGCTATAAGGTTAATTACCAAATATTATACGCACCTGATTATGGGGTACCTCAAATTCGTAAACGAATATTTTTTGTTGGTGTTAAAGGTGAAAAGACTTTTGTATTTCCAGAACCAACTCATTTTCCCCACGAATATATTACATGTGGAGATGCTATTAGTGATTTGCATGACAGAGATGGTGATAATCTTGGTGATGAAATTGATGAATATAAAAATAGGCCCTTTACTGATTATCAAAAACGGATGAGAGAAAAAACTTCTATTCTTTATAATCATGTAGGAACTAAGCATACTGATCATGTTAAGAATGTAATTTCTATGGTACCAGAGGGGGGGAACCATAAAGATTTACCTCCTGGAGTTGGGGAAAGTAGAAAATTTAATGAAGCTTGGACAAGATATCATAGCCAAAAACCTTCCAAGACAATTGATACTGGACACAGAAATCATTTCCACTATAAATATAATAGGGTTCCTACTGTACGAGAAAACGCACGATTACAAACTTTTACAGATGATTTTGTGTTCTTTGGAACAAAGACACAACAATATCGTCAAGTGGGAAATGCAGTCCCGCCATTATTGGGGTACCATATTGCAAAAAAATTGAAATCTTATTTAAAGATAGAGCAAGAAGTGTGA
- a CDS encoding DNA cytosine methyltransferase, with product MTKYNVIDLFAGCGGLSDGFKKTGMYNLLAAVEWEKAPATNLINRLETKWGIADARARVLVFDIQRTNELFSGWSDDKIYGSNQGLDKLIGDKKVDLIIGGPPCQAYSLAGRIRDENGMKDDYRNYLFESFIKVVKKYRPKAFVFENVQGMLSAKPGGIPVTKLIRKEFEEAGYIIVNDLKEHALIDFTEFGIPQKRNRVIILALRKSLFKYPEKVLFDFYHRVLPMYKEDKKSTVKDAIGDLPPLLPVDEEYKQNGRKYSHTPCEFKIPNHEPRYHSQRDIGIFKLLTEDIEQRTFNYISTEALKRLYTEKTGKTSNVHKYYVLRWNEQSNTIPAHLYKDGLRHIHPDSRQARSITVREAARLQTFDDDYEFISSTSDNYKMIGNAVPPKFSEKLALAIYKVLANGYDEYLLEVGKTYSEK from the coding sequence ATGACGAAGTACAATGTGATAGATCTTTTTGCCGGCTGTGGCGGACTTTCAGATGGATTTAAAAAAACTGGAATGTATAATTTGTTAGCAGCAGTTGAATGGGAAAAAGCACCAGCGACTAATTTGATTAATCGTTTAGAAACGAAATGGGGAATAGCTGATGCTAGGGCACGTGTCTTAGTATTTGATATTCAGAGAACTAATGAATTATTCTCGGGCTGGAGTGATGATAAGATATATGGATCAAATCAGGGATTAGACAAACTTATAGGAGATAAAAAAGTCGATTTGATTATTGGTGGGCCGCCATGTCAAGCATATTCTCTAGCTGGACGTATTAGAGATGAGAATGGCATGAAAGATGATTATCGAAACTACTTGTTTGAAAGTTTTATAAAGGTTGTTAAAAAGTATCGTCCTAAAGCCTTTGTTTTCGAGAATGTTCAAGGAATGCTGAGTGCTAAACCCGGTGGAATTCCAGTAACTAAATTAATTAGAAAAGAGTTTGAAGAAGCAGGGTATATAATTGTTAACGATTTGAAAGAACATGCACTAATAGACTTTACGGAGTTCGGTATTCCACAAAAGCGAAATCGGGTTATTATATTAGCTCTACGAAAATCTTTGTTTAAATATCCAGAGAAAGTTCTCTTCGATTTTTATCATCGAGTATTACCGATGTATAAAGAAGATAAAAAAAGCACTGTAAAAGATGCAATTGGAGATCTTCCACCTTTATTGCCTGTAGATGAGGAGTATAAGCAGAATGGAAGGAAGTACTCACATACCCCCTGTGAATTTAAAATTCCAAACCACGAACCAAGGTACCATAGTCAAAGAGATATAGGAATTTTTAAACTTTTAACAGAGGATATTGAGCAAAGAACTTTTAATTATATCTCTACAGAAGCCTTAAAAAGACTGTATACAGAAAAAACAGGGAAAACATCTAATGTCCACAAATACTATGTCTTACGATGGAATGAACAAAGTAACACTATACCTGCACATTTATATAAGGATGGACTTCGACACATACATCCAGACTCTAGACAAGCACGCTCAATAACTGTTAGAGAAGCAGCACGACTTCAAACATTCGATGATGATTATGAATTTATCAGCAGTACTAGTGATAACTATAAGATGATTGGAAATGCTGTTCCCCCAAAATTTTCTGAAAAGCTTGCACTTGCTATATATAAAGTACTTGCAAATGGCTATGATGAATATTTACTTGAAGTAGGTAAAACTTATAGTGAAAAATAA